Proteins co-encoded in one Epinephelus moara isolate mb chromosome 13, YSFRI_EMoa_1.0, whole genome shotgun sequence genomic window:
- the LOC126400275 gene encoding muscarinic acetylcholine receptor M1-like, translating to MNLTSISDSIHFLTNSSPGMRDQPDTTFIAEPAILGGSYQELAILSESVGGWKQHNVSHVSRHEGNFTDSPVNSTLMSPAEEFDPLGGHTVWQVIIIVFLTGSLSLVTVVGNILVLVSFKINKALKTVNNYYLLSLAFADLTIGTLSMNLYTTYIIMDQWALGPVVCDLWLAIDYVASNASVMNLLVISFDRYFSVTRPLTYRAKRTTKRAMTMIGLAWSISFILWAPAILFWQYIVGERTVQPTECYIQFLSEPIITFCTAIAAFYLPVTIMAFLFWKIYQETEKRAKDIQGLKGSGGGKGGGEAASNSQKDSSAMLRQMSSQSCSSYELNQQGSEKSNIDNAGVPGGTGSRGRCGAFCFQFSALLPGRHASKKSVNTTTTTVGEAEQSSCDSFNNNEVGATGDQSGSEDEADGADPSKTPTDGKKSRKGKNNKDKQSSSNKSRKGSQSSPVTSSPADQSPTAITMKDAAMAKRFASKAKTEINKRKNEKKANEKKAARTLSAILFAFITTWLPYNIMVLVNTFCQDCIPETLWALGYWLCYVNSTVNPMCYALCNKTFRTTFRDILMCQWNQKKKPHFNHRKAVAFKKKDPM from the exons ATGAACCTGACCTCCATCTCTGATTCTATCCACTTCCTTACCAACAGCTCTCCTGGTATGAGAGACCAGCCTGACACTACTTTCATAGCTGAGCCTGCCATCTTAG GTGGCTCTTACCAGGAGTTGGCCATATTGTCTGAAAGTGTTGGTGGGTGGAAGCAGCACAATGTCAGTCATGTCTCAAGGCATGAAGGAAACTTCACTGATTCACCAGTTAACAGCACGTTAATGTCTCCAGCAGAGGAGTTTGACCCATTAGGAGGACATACTGTCTGGCAG GTCATCATAATTGTCTTCCTCACTGGATCCCTTTCTCTTGTCACTGTTGTTGGCAACATCCTCGTGTTGGTGTCATTCAAGATTAATAAAGCACTGAAGACAGTGAACAACTACTACCTGCTTAGCCTAGCATTTGCTGACCTGACCATTGGCACACTGTCAATGAACCTGTATACCACCTACATCATCATGGACCAGTGGGCCCTGGGGCCAGTGGTCTGTGACTTGTGGCTTGCAATAGATTATGTGGCCAGTAATGCCTCAGTCATGAACCTGCTTGTTATCAGCTTTGACAG GTATTTCTCTGTTACCAGACCTTTGACTTATCGGGCCAAGCGTACAACCAAGCGAGCTATGACCATGATTGGATTAGCCTGGTCCATCTCTTTCATTCTCTGGGCCCCAGCCATCTTGTTCTGGCAGTACATTGTGGGAGAGCGGACAGTCCAGCCCACTGAGTGCTACATCCAGTTCTTGTCCGAGCCTATCATTACATTCTGCACTGCTATTGCTGCGTTCTACCTACCAGTAACGATTATGGCATTCCTGTTTTGGAAGATCTATCAGGAGACAGAGAAGCGTGCTAAAGATATACAAGGTCTCAAGG GGAGTGGTGGTGGAAAAGGTGGTGGAGAAGCTGCATCTAACAGCCAGAAAGATTCATCAGCCATGCTGCGCCAGATGAGCTCTCAAAGCTGCAGCAGCTATGAATTAAATCAGCAGGGTTCAGAGAAGAGCAACATTGACAATGCTGGCGTACCAGGAGGAACAGGAagcagagggaggtgtggcGCATTCTGCTTCCAGTTTTCAGCACTGCTGCCAGGTCGCCATGCATCCAAGAAGTCCGTCAACACCACAACAACTACAGTGGGTGAAGCCGAGCAGAGCAGCTGTGACAGTTTTAACAACAATGAAGTTGGTGCCACTGGGGACCAGTCAGGTTCAGAGGATGAAGCTGACGGTGCAGACCCATCAAAGACTCCAACAG atgGTAAGAAATCTAGAAAGGGGaagaacaacaaagacaaacaatcATCATCCAACAAAAGTCGAAAAGGGTCACAATCAAGCCCTGTCACCTCATCACCAGCTGACCAATCACCCACAGCCATCACCATGAAAGATGCAGCGATGGCCAAACGCTTCGCCTCTAAGGCCAAGACAGAGATCAACAAGCGCAAGaatgaaaaaaaggcaaatgagAAGAAAGCAGCACGGACACTCAGTGCTATTCTCTTTGCCTTTATCACAACGTGGTTACCATACAATATCATGGTGTTAGTCAACACTTTCTGTCAGGACTGTATTCCAGAAACTCTTTGGGCACTGGGCTACTGGTTGTGCTATGTTAACAGCACAGTTAACCCCATGTGCTACGCCCTGTGTAACAAGACCTTCCGGACAACGTTTAGGGATATTTTGATGTGCCAGTGGAATCAAAAGAAGAAGCCACATTTTAATCATAGGAAGGCCGTGGCTTTCAAGAAAAAAGACCCGATGTAG